One Syngnathoides biaculeatus isolate LvHL_M chromosome 4, ASM1980259v1, whole genome shotgun sequence DNA window includes the following coding sequences:
- the gal3st1a gene encoding galactosylceramide sulfotransferase isoform X2, with translation MARKPGRQRSATCKRLLLAVLLTSAIILLYCLSMPQVSLSVAEIPVPYSCAHRPSQPTTRPGGNGSRESAAGTCTPKVDIMFMKTHKAASSTFLNILFRFGEKHQLKFAFPDGRNDFFYPAFFLRSHVKDYKPGMCFNIICNHMRFDAAEVAKLLPLDSAYITILRDPAELFESSFHYYGRLVPFTWKIAGDDKLAEFLRDPHYYFDPEGFNAFYLRNLLFFDLGQDNTLELGDPRVDEAIESITDRFQLFLLAEHFEESLILLRDALCWEMDDLLFFKLNARKGSTVSKLTPDLRARALEWNALDWKLYQHLNRTFWRKVNAYGVRRMAEDVAELRRRNAEMAAVCIEGGHAVDAASIRESVMQPWQPIGEKSIMGYNLKKNIDEAHSEACRKMLTPEIQYLSEFGVNLWITKLWGHIRDIINW, from the exons ATGGCAAGAAAGCCCGGCAGGCAGCGGAGCGCCACGTGCAAACGTCTCCTTCTGGCTGTCCTGCTGACCAGCGCCATTATCCTCCTTTACTGCCTGTCCATGCCCCAAGTGTCCCTGAGTGTAGCCGA AATTCCTGTGCCTTACTCCTGCGCCCACCGCCCGTCCCAGCCGACCACCAGACCGGGCGGCAACGGCTCACGCGAAAGCGCGGCGGGGACGTGCACCCCAAAAGTGGACATCATGTTCATGAAGACCCACAAGGCGGCGAGCAGCACCTTCCTCAACATCCTTTTCCGCTTCGGAGAGAAGCATCAGCTCAAGTTTGCGTTCCCCGACGGCAGGAACGACTTCTTCTACCCCGCCTTTTTCCTGCGCTCCCACGTGAAGGACTACAAACCCGGAATGTGCTTCAACATCATCTGCAATCACATGCGTTTCGACGCAGCCGAAGTGGCCAAGCTGCTCCCCCTCGACAGCGCCTACATCACCATCCTCAGAGACCCCGCCGAGCTTTTCGAGTCGTCCTTCCACTACTACGGCCGGCTGGTGCCTTTCACCTGGAAGATCGCGGGAGACGACAAGCTTGCCGAGTTCCTTCGTGACCCCCACTACTATTTCGACCCAGAGGGCTTTAACGCGTTCTACCTCAGGAACCTGCTGTTCTTTGACTTGGGACAGGACAACACTCTGGAGCTGGGAGATCCGCGGGTTGACGAAGCAATCGAATCCATCACGGATCGTTTCCAGCTGTTCCTTTTGGCCGAACATTTTGAGGAGTCGCTCATCCTGCTCAGGGATGCTCTCTGCTGGGAGATGGATGACCTCCTCTTCTTCAAGCTCAACGCCCGCAAGGGGTCAACCGTATCTAAACTGACCCCCGACCTGAGGGCCCGGGCCCTCGAGTGGAACGCTCTTGACTGGAAACTCTACCAGCACCTGAACCGCACCTTCTGGAGGAAAGTGAACGCGTACGGCGTGCGCCGCATGGCGGAGGACGTGGCGGAGCTCAGGAGGAGGAACGCGGAGATGGCGGCCGTCTGCATCGAGGGGGGTCACGCCGTGGACGCCGCCAGCATCCGGGAGAGCGTCATGCAGCCCTGGCAGCCCATCGGGGAGAAATCCATCATGGGGTACAATCTGAAGAAGAACATCGACGAGGCTCACAGCGAGGCGTGTCGCAAGATGCTGACGCCGGAGATTCAGTACTTGAGCGAGTTCGGGGTCAACTTGTGGATCACCAAGTTGTGGGGGCACATTAGAGACATCATTAACTGGTAA
- the gal3st1a gene encoding galactosylceramide sulfotransferase isoform X4 has protein sequence MFMKTHKAASSTFLNILFRFGEKHQLKFAFPDGRNDFFYPAFFLRSHVKDYKPGMCFNIICNHMRFDAAEVAKLLPLDSAYITILRDPAELFESSFHYYGRLVPFTWKIAGDDKLAEFLRDPHYYFDPEGFNAFYLRNLLFFDLGQDNTLELGDPRVDEAIESITDRFQLFLLAEHFEESLILLRDALCWEMDDLLFFKLNARKGSTVSKLTPDLRARALEWNALDWKLYQHLNRTFWRKVNAYGVRRMAEDVAELRRRNAEMAAVCIEGGHAVDAASIRESVMQPWQPIGEKSIMGYNLKKNIDEAHSEACRKMLTPEIQYLSEFGVNLWITKLWGHIRDIINW, from the coding sequence ATGTTCATGAAGACCCACAAGGCGGCGAGCAGCACCTTCCTCAACATCCTTTTCCGCTTCGGAGAGAAGCATCAGCTCAAGTTTGCGTTCCCCGACGGCAGGAACGACTTCTTCTACCCCGCCTTTTTCCTGCGCTCCCACGTGAAGGACTACAAACCCGGAATGTGCTTCAACATCATCTGCAATCACATGCGTTTCGACGCAGCCGAAGTGGCCAAGCTGCTCCCCCTCGACAGCGCCTACATCACCATCCTCAGAGACCCCGCCGAGCTTTTCGAGTCGTCCTTCCACTACTACGGCCGGCTGGTGCCTTTCACCTGGAAGATCGCGGGAGACGACAAGCTTGCCGAGTTCCTTCGTGACCCCCACTACTATTTCGACCCAGAGGGCTTTAACGCGTTCTACCTCAGGAACCTGCTGTTCTTTGACTTGGGACAGGACAACACTCTGGAGCTGGGAGATCCGCGGGTTGACGAAGCAATCGAATCCATCACGGATCGTTTCCAGCTGTTCCTTTTGGCCGAACATTTTGAGGAGTCGCTCATCCTGCTCAGGGATGCTCTCTGCTGGGAGATGGATGACCTCCTCTTCTTCAAGCTCAACGCCCGCAAGGGGTCAACCGTATCTAAACTGACCCCCGACCTGAGGGCCCGGGCCCTCGAGTGGAACGCTCTTGACTGGAAACTCTACCAGCACCTGAACCGCACCTTCTGGAGGAAAGTGAACGCGTACGGCGTGCGCCGCATGGCGGAGGACGTGGCGGAGCTCAGGAGGAGGAACGCGGAGATGGCGGCCGTCTGCATCGAGGGGGGTCACGCCGTGGACGCCGCCAGCATCCGGGAGAGCGTCATGCAGCCCTGGCAGCCCATCGGGGAGAAATCCATCATGGGGTACAATCTGAAGAAGAACATCGACGAGGCTCACAGCGAGGCGTGTCGCAAGATGCTGACGCCGGAGATTCAGTACTTGAGCGAGTTCGGGGTCAACTTGTGGATCACCAAGTTGTGGGGGCACATTAGAGACATCATTAACTGGTAA
- the pes gene encoding pescadillo produces MGGLQKKKFESGSATNYITRNKARKKLQLSLPDFRRLCILKGIYPHEPKHKKKVNKGSTAPRTFYLLKDIRFLLHEPIVAKFRAYKIFVRKLKKAYAKTEYSAVERLKDNKPTYKLDHIVKERYPSFIDALRDVEDALCMCFLFSTFARTGKCHVQTIQLCRRLTVEWMNFVITSRGLRKVFISIKGIYYQAEVMGQLITWVVPYQFSHDHPTDVDYRVMATFTEFYTTLLGFINFRLYHSLNLVYPPKLDSKAEQELKDKNEEDYALDTESYLEKLAALSASLARVVSASEEEETQLDHFPVDEEEMSKMEEREREQKQMEAHKKMFEGFKFFLNREVPRESLAFVIRCLGGEVSWDKSICIGSTYDETDETITHQIIDRPSVATQYINRYYLQPQWVYDCVNAKLILPVEDYFMGVTLPPHLSPFVEEKEGDYVPPEKLKIAAMQRGEKPARQKVEEEESEDEEEDEEDEEEEEDDKVEENNLKKMEDQESQAKVKVTPGKLKVVNLADREEREKAEEKRLAIMMMKKKDKYLYDKIMFGKKRKVREANKLAAKRKAHDDIEKAKKKKARK; encoded by the exons ATGGGAGGTCTACAAAAGAAGAAG TTTGAGAGTGGCTCTGCCACAAACTATATCACCAGAAACAAAGCCCGTAAGAAATTACAACTGAGCCTCCCGGACTTCAG ACGATTATGCATTCTTAAAGGCATTTACCCCCACGAGCCAAAGCACAAGAAGAAAGTTAACAAGGGCTCCACGGCTCCACGAACCTTTTACCTGCTGAAAGATATTCGCTTTCTTCTGCATGAGCCAATCGTTGCTAAATTCAGAGCATACAAG ATATTTGTACGCAAACTCAAGAAAGCTTATGCAAAAACAGAATATTCTGCAGTGGAAAGGCTAAAGGACAACAAGCCAACATATAAATTGGACCACATTGTCAAGGAAAG GTATCCCTCGTTCATTGATGCGCTGCGGGATGTTGAAGATGCACTTTGCATGTGCTTCCTCTTCTCCACGTTTGCTCGAACGGGAAAATGCCACGTGCAAACCATTCAGCTGTGTCGACGGCTCACTGTGGAGTGGATGAACTTTGTGATCACCTCTCGTGGCCTCAGAAAG GTGTTCATCTCTATCAAGGGAATATATTACCAGGCTGAGGTGATGGGGCAGCTAATTACATGGGTGGTGCCGTATCAGTTCTCCCATGAC cACCCTACAGATGTCGACTACAGAGTAATGGCAACTTTCACAGAGTTCTACACGACCCTCTTGGGCTTTATTAACTTCCGACTCTACCATTCCCTCAATCTGGTCTACCCACCAAAG ctTGACAGTAAAGCAGAGCAGGAACTAAAGGACAAAAATGAGGAGGACTACGCCTTGGATACAGAAAGCTACTTGGAG AAACTCGCTGCCTTGAGTGCAAGTCTGGCCCGGGTGGTTTCTGCTTCAGAGGAAGAAGAAACTCAACTTGACCACTTTCCTGTTgacgag GAAGAGATGAGTAAGATGGAAGAAAGGGAAAGGGAGCAGAAGCAAATGGAAGCccataaaaagatgtttgagggCTTTAAGTTTTTCCTCAACAGAGAAGTACCCAGAGAGTCTCTGGCTTTTGTCATCAG GTGTTTGGGTGGCGAGGTGTCCTGGGACAAGTCCATCTGCATCGGGAGCACATACGATGAGACCGATGAGACCATCACACATCAAATTATTGATAGGCCCAGCGTTGCCACACAGTACATCAACAG GTACTACCTCCAGCCCCAGTGGGTGTACGACTGTGTCAACGCCAAACTGATCCTTCCAGTGGAGGACTACTTCATGGGGGTCACACTCCCCCCCCACTTGTCTCCGTTtgtggaggagaaggagggagACTACGTTCCTCCGGAGAAACTGAAGATAGCGGCGATGCAAAGGGGAGAGAAGCCTG ccCGGCAAAAGGTTGAGGAAGAAGAGAGtgaagatgaagaggaggatgaagaagatgaagaagaggaggaagatgacAAAGTAGAGGAGAATAATCTCAAGAAGATGGAGGACCAAGAATCCCAGGCTAAG GTCAAAGTGACACCCGGCAAGTTGAAAGTGGTTAACCTGGCCGACCGGGAGGAGCGCGAGAAAGCCGAGGAGAAGCGTCTGGCCATcatgatgatgaagaaaaaggacAAGTACCTCTACGACAAGATCATGTTcgggaaaaagagaaaagtccGAGAG GCCAACAAGCTCGCCGCGAAGAGGAAAGCGCACGACGACATtgaaaaggcaaagaagaaaaaggccCGAAAATGA
- the p2rx2 gene encoding P2X purinoceptor 2: MGLAACLKDYFLGFWDYETPKIMVVKNITLGVIYRGVQFIVITYFIWYVFISQKAYQESETRPESSVYTRMRGSAIRGDQILDTVEYVRPSEGGDVINTILRREVTYDQKQGTCAEYFGVANANCTRDSDCVQGEDDFTSHGRRTGRCVRYYNHTFKTCEIRTWCPVEEYAVQREPAVVEAINFTVFIRNFIRFPKFGAVRANIKHASNRRNMHKYLNKCQYDEEKEPYCPNFRLGYIAHRARENFSELCRTGGVIGVFINWNCDLDLDPSRCKPEYSFRRLDLRKDQADSGYYCRFAKYYQKDGIESRTLIKAYGIRLDVIVHGQAGKFSPIPTIISTVTALTSVGICTIICDWIMLTFIDKDDLYSESKFDEVIEETDDSIPPQLLYITNFSSYQSDLSDGVPL; the protein is encoded by the exons ATGGGCCTCGCTGCATGTTTAAAAGACTATTTTCTGGGTTTCTGGGACTATGAAACCCCCAAAATCATGGTGGTGAAAAACATAACTCTTGGAGTTATATACAGAGGAGTTCAGTTTATCGTCATCACCTACTTCATCTG GTACGTCTTCATAAGTCAGAAAGCGTACCAAGAAAGTGAAACGCGTCCCGAGAGCTCCGTTTACACCCGTATGAGAGGCTCAGCAATCCGTGGGGATCAAATCTTGGACACCGTGGAATACGTTCGACCCTCAGAG GGCGGGGATGTCATTAATACAATCTTGAGGCGAGAAGTCACATACGACCAGAAGCAGGGAACCTGTGCTGAG TATTTCGGCGTCGCAAATGCCAACTGCACGAGGGACTCGGACTGTGtccaaggagaggatgacttcACCAGCCACG GCAGGAGGACCGGAAGGTGTGTTCGTTACTACAACCACACCTTCAAAACCTGTGAGATCCGAACCTGGTGTCCTGTTGAGGAGTATGCGGTCCAGAG AGAGCCGGCGGTGGTGGAAGCCATCAATTTCACAGTCTTCATCAGGAACTTCATTCGTTTCCCAAAGTTTGGAGCGGTGAG GGCTAATATCAAGCACGCGTCAAACAGGCGCAACATGCACAAATACCTGAACAAATGTCAATACGACGAGGAGAAGGAGCCCTACTGTCCAAACTTCCGACTGGGTTACATTGCGCACCGAGCCCGGGAGAACTTCAGCGAGCTGTGCAGGACG GGAGGAGTGATTGGTGTTTTTATTAACTGGAACTGTGACCTGGACCTGGACCCTTCGCGCTGTAAACCCGAATACTCCTTTCGCCGTCTTGACCTCCGAAAGGATCAAGCCGACTCGGGTTACTACTGCAG ATTTGCCAAGTACTACCAAAAGGACGGGATAGAGTCTCGGACACTTATCAAGGCCTACGGCATTCGTTTGGATGTGATCGTTCACGGACAA GCAGGTAAATTTAGCCCCATCCCAACAATCATCAGCACAGTGACCGCGCTGACCTCCGTCGGAATT TGCACGATTATCTGTGACTGGATCATGCTGACGTTTATTGACAAGGATGACCTCTACAGCGAAAGCAAGTTTGATGAA GTTATCGAGGAAACCGACGATTCCATTCCTCCACAACTCCTTTACATCACTAACTTCAGCTCCTACCAGTCAGACTTGTCGGACGGTGTGCCGCTGTGA
- the gal3st1a gene encoding galactosylceramide sulfotransferase isoform X1, with protein MWISMWPLLAFTQLWRTYVRNVIFFTNVLGEACNQVHSVGRVLRIPVPYSCAHRPSQPTTRPGGNGSRESAAGTCTPKVDIMFMKTHKAASSTFLNILFRFGEKHQLKFAFPDGRNDFFYPAFFLRSHVKDYKPGMCFNIICNHMRFDAAEVAKLLPLDSAYITILRDPAELFESSFHYYGRLVPFTWKIAGDDKLAEFLRDPHYYFDPEGFNAFYLRNLLFFDLGQDNTLELGDPRVDEAIESITDRFQLFLLAEHFEESLILLRDALCWEMDDLLFFKLNARKGSTVSKLTPDLRARALEWNALDWKLYQHLNRTFWRKVNAYGVRRMAEDVAELRRRNAEMAAVCIEGGHAVDAASIRESVMQPWQPIGEKSIMGYNLKKNIDEAHSEACRKMLTPEIQYLSEFGVNLWITKLWGHIRDIINW; from the exons atgtggatttcaatgtggccacttttagcttttacacagctgtggcgtacgtatgtacgaaatgttattttctttacaaatgtactcggtgaggcttgtaaccaggtgcactctgtaggccgggtatTACG AATTCCTGTGCCTTACTCCTGCGCCCACCGCCCGTCCCAGCCGACCACCAGACCGGGCGGCAACGGCTCACGCGAAAGCGCGGCGGGGACGTGCACCCCAAAAGTGGACATCATGTTCATGAAGACCCACAAGGCGGCGAGCAGCACCTTCCTCAACATCCTTTTCCGCTTCGGAGAGAAGCATCAGCTCAAGTTTGCGTTCCCCGACGGCAGGAACGACTTCTTCTACCCCGCCTTTTTCCTGCGCTCCCACGTGAAGGACTACAAACCCGGAATGTGCTTCAACATCATCTGCAATCACATGCGTTTCGACGCAGCCGAAGTGGCCAAGCTGCTCCCCCTCGACAGCGCCTACATCACCATCCTCAGAGACCCCGCCGAGCTTTTCGAGTCGTCCTTCCACTACTACGGCCGGCTGGTGCCTTTCACCTGGAAGATCGCGGGAGACGACAAGCTTGCCGAGTTCCTTCGTGACCCCCACTACTATTTCGACCCAGAGGGCTTTAACGCGTTCTACCTCAGGAACCTGCTGTTCTTTGACTTGGGACAGGACAACACTCTGGAGCTGGGAGATCCGCGGGTTGACGAAGCAATCGAATCCATCACGGATCGTTTCCAGCTGTTCCTTTTGGCCGAACATTTTGAGGAGTCGCTCATCCTGCTCAGGGATGCTCTCTGCTGGGAGATGGATGACCTCCTCTTCTTCAAGCTCAACGCCCGCAAGGGGTCAACCGTATCTAAACTGACCCCCGACCTGAGGGCCCGGGCCCTCGAGTGGAACGCTCTTGACTGGAAACTCTACCAGCACCTGAACCGCACCTTCTGGAGGAAAGTGAACGCGTACGGCGTGCGCCGCATGGCGGAGGACGTGGCGGAGCTCAGGAGGAGGAACGCGGAGATGGCGGCCGTCTGCATCGAGGGGGGTCACGCCGTGGACGCCGCCAGCATCCGGGAGAGCGTCATGCAGCCCTGGCAGCCCATCGGGGAGAAATCCATCATGGGGTACAATCTGAAGAAGAACATCGACGAGGCTCACAGCGAGGCGTGTCGCAAGATGCTGACGCCGGAGATTCAGTACTTGAGCGAGTTCGGGGTCAACTTGTGGATCACCAAGTTGTGGGGGCACATTAGAGACATCATTAACTGGTAA
- the gal3st1a gene encoding galactosylceramide sulfotransferase isoform X3 yields MLLLRYWHLSDIYRIPVPYSCAHRPSQPTTRPGGNGSRESAAGTCTPKVDIMFMKTHKAASSTFLNILFRFGEKHQLKFAFPDGRNDFFYPAFFLRSHVKDYKPGMCFNIICNHMRFDAAEVAKLLPLDSAYITILRDPAELFESSFHYYGRLVPFTWKIAGDDKLAEFLRDPHYYFDPEGFNAFYLRNLLFFDLGQDNTLELGDPRVDEAIESITDRFQLFLLAEHFEESLILLRDALCWEMDDLLFFKLNARKGSTVSKLTPDLRARALEWNALDWKLYQHLNRTFWRKVNAYGVRRMAEDVAELRRRNAEMAAVCIEGGHAVDAASIRESVMQPWQPIGEKSIMGYNLKKNIDEAHSEACRKMLTPEIQYLSEFGVNLWITKLWGHIRDIINW; encoded by the exons atgttgctgctgcgttactggcatctcagtgatatttaccg AATTCCTGTGCCTTACTCCTGCGCCCACCGCCCGTCCCAGCCGACCACCAGACCGGGCGGCAACGGCTCACGCGAAAGCGCGGCGGGGACGTGCACCCCAAAAGTGGACATCATGTTCATGAAGACCCACAAGGCGGCGAGCAGCACCTTCCTCAACATCCTTTTCCGCTTCGGAGAGAAGCATCAGCTCAAGTTTGCGTTCCCCGACGGCAGGAACGACTTCTTCTACCCCGCCTTTTTCCTGCGCTCCCACGTGAAGGACTACAAACCCGGAATGTGCTTCAACATCATCTGCAATCACATGCGTTTCGACGCAGCCGAAGTGGCCAAGCTGCTCCCCCTCGACAGCGCCTACATCACCATCCTCAGAGACCCCGCCGAGCTTTTCGAGTCGTCCTTCCACTACTACGGCCGGCTGGTGCCTTTCACCTGGAAGATCGCGGGAGACGACAAGCTTGCCGAGTTCCTTCGTGACCCCCACTACTATTTCGACCCAGAGGGCTTTAACGCGTTCTACCTCAGGAACCTGCTGTTCTTTGACTTGGGACAGGACAACACTCTGGAGCTGGGAGATCCGCGGGTTGACGAAGCAATCGAATCCATCACGGATCGTTTCCAGCTGTTCCTTTTGGCCGAACATTTTGAGGAGTCGCTCATCCTGCTCAGGGATGCTCTCTGCTGGGAGATGGATGACCTCCTCTTCTTCAAGCTCAACGCCCGCAAGGGGTCAACCGTATCTAAACTGACCCCCGACCTGAGGGCCCGGGCCCTCGAGTGGAACGCTCTTGACTGGAAACTCTACCAGCACCTGAACCGCACCTTCTGGAGGAAAGTGAACGCGTACGGCGTGCGCCGCATGGCGGAGGACGTGGCGGAGCTCAGGAGGAGGAACGCGGAGATGGCGGCCGTCTGCATCGAGGGGGGTCACGCCGTGGACGCCGCCAGCATCCGGGAGAGCGTCATGCAGCCCTGGCAGCCCATCGGGGAGAAATCCATCATGGGGTACAATCTGAAGAAGAACATCGACGAGGCTCACAGCGAGGCGTGTCGCAAGATGCTGACGCCGGAGATTCAGTACTTGAGCGAGTTCGGGGTCAACTTGTGGATCACCAAGTTGTGGGGGCACATTAGAGACATCATTAACTGGTAA